Proteins encoded together in one Corallococcus caeni window:
- a CDS encoding ATP-binding protein translates to MSDNGRGPGNPGPYPPHNGNTLRIGQAPHPLNGNLRPASNAIRPPGPAGARPAPATAVPPQAHPVQTPPAAPPPGNRPPPPRRNNIVQETPPEVIHALAAAQKEAQEAVKADPELAFAVGFTHFDTSSSHDNLITVLSTKEDLPRLASQTLVRVKSREDGRSYLGVVVSGPFAEPNAVPANSSMAIGVVTHGKKLTYTFDYHGRAEVELLGEEVRGTLHPPRFRPRPQSPVFILDEKESARVLGVGGDLSLGMVVGYEGMEARLNPRDKSVLPRHTGIIGTTGGGKSTTVATLIHRAQLANIATIVFDVEGEYTHIHQPTNHEAMLEALRRRGYKAEGVKDLHIHHLDGRKTRNPRHRALHRFSLNFSSLSPYALAEILELSEAQHERFIKAYDVTKLLLQDFKIFPTDSRDAEQQRQVMDVDELTTGYPHMTIQHVLDVVSAYIYSLSDEGRSEGRSTGSRAGSRRRAATQGDLGLGEEPEETPAAAPSGPQFYSEFRSNPGMVMQRVYAASSRTEISWKALASKLYRLKRLNIFDRGTSSGVKYDAMLSPGRVSVIDLSDTDSPQLNNLVIADILRGIQERQEEAYEKADREGGEVTPVLIIIEEAHEFLSASRISQMPVLFEQVSRIAKRGRKRWLGLVFVTQLPQHLPNEVLALLNNFIIHKITDGAVISRMQKSVGSIDESLWNRVSRLAPGQALVSFSSFTRPLMVAVDPAPVMRLLVD, encoded by the coding sequence ATGTCTGACAATGGCCGAGGCCCTGGCAACCCGGGGCCGTATCCGCCGCACAATGGCAACACCCTCCGCATTGGGCAGGCGCCGCATCCGCTGAACGGCAACCTCCGCCCGGCCAGCAATGCCATCCGGCCCCCGGGCCCCGCCGGTGCACGCCCCGCGCCCGCGACCGCCGTGCCTCCCCAGGCGCACCCCGTGCAGACGCCGCCCGCGGCGCCTCCGCCGGGGAACCGGCCTCCTCCCCCCAGGAGGAACAACATCGTCCAGGAGACGCCGCCGGAGGTCATCCACGCACTGGCCGCCGCGCAGAAGGAGGCCCAGGAGGCGGTGAAGGCCGACCCCGAGCTGGCATTCGCCGTGGGCTTCACCCACTTCGACACCTCCTCCAGCCACGACAACCTCATCACCGTGCTGTCGACGAAGGAGGACCTGCCCCGGCTGGCCTCCCAGACGCTGGTGCGCGTGAAGTCCCGGGAGGATGGGCGTTCCTACCTGGGGGTGGTCGTAAGCGGGCCCTTCGCGGAGCCCAACGCCGTGCCCGCGAACTCGTCCATGGCCATTGGCGTGGTCACCCATGGCAAAAAGCTGACGTACACGTTCGACTATCACGGCCGCGCCGAGGTGGAGCTGCTGGGCGAGGAGGTCCGGGGAACGTTGCACCCGCCGCGCTTCCGGCCCCGCCCGCAGAGCCCCGTCTTCATCCTGGATGAGAAGGAGAGCGCGCGCGTGCTGGGCGTGGGCGGGGACCTGAGCCTGGGCATGGTGGTGGGCTACGAGGGGATGGAGGCCCGCCTCAACCCGCGTGACAAGTCCGTCCTGCCCCGGCACACAGGCATCATCGGAACGACGGGCGGCGGCAAGTCCACCACCGTCGCCACGCTCATCCACCGCGCGCAGCTCGCGAACATCGCCACCATCGTGTTCGACGTGGAGGGTGAGTACACCCATATCCATCAACCCACGAACCATGAGGCGATGCTGGAGGCGCTCCGGCGACGGGGGTACAAGGCGGAAGGCGTGAAGGATCTGCACATCCATCACCTGGACGGGCGCAAGACGCGCAACCCCCGGCACCGTGCGCTGCACCGCTTCTCCCTGAACTTCTCCAGCCTGTCGCCCTACGCCCTCGCGGAGATCCTGGAGCTGTCCGAAGCGCAGCACGAGCGGTTCATCAAGGCCTACGACGTCACCAAGCTGCTGCTCCAGGACTTCAAGATCTTCCCGACCGACTCCAGGGACGCGGAGCAACAGCGGCAGGTGATGGACGTGGACGAGCTGACCACCGGCTATCCGCACATGACCATCCAGCACGTGCTGGACGTGGTGAGCGCCTACATCTACAGCCTCAGCGACGAAGGCAGGTCGGAGGGCCGCAGCACGGGCAGCAGAGCGGGTTCACGCAGGCGCGCCGCGACGCAGGGGGACCTGGGGCTCGGCGAGGAGCCCGAAGAGACACCGGCCGCGGCGCCTTCCGGGCCGCAGTTCTACAGCGAGTTCAGGAGCAATCCGGGCATGGTGATGCAGCGGGTGTACGCCGCGAGCAGCCGCACGGAGATCAGCTGGAAGGCCCTGGCCAGCAAGCTCTACCGGCTGAAGCGGCTCAACATCTTCGACCGGGGCACGTCCTCGGGCGTGAAGTACGACGCAATGCTCAGCCCCGGCCGGGTGTCCGTCATCGACCTGTCGGACACGGACTCGCCGCAGCTGAACAACCTGGTCATCGCGGACATCCTGCGCGGCATCCAGGAGCGGCAGGAGGAGGCCTACGAGAAGGCCGACCGCGAGGGCGGCGAGGTGACGCCGGTGCTCATCATCATCGAGGAGGCCCACGAGTTCCTGTCCGCCAGCCGCATCTCGCAGATGCCCGTCCTGTTCGAGCAGGTCTCGCGCATCGCGAAGCGGGGCCGCAAGCGGTGGCTGGGCCTCGTCTTCGTCACGCAACTGCCGCAGCACCTGCCCAACGAGGTGCTGGCCCTGCTCAACAACTTCATCATCCATAAAATCACCGACGGCGCGGTCATCAGCCGGATGCAGAAATCGGTGGGCAGCATCGACGAGAGCTTGTGGAACCGCGTCTCCCGGCTCGCGCCAGGGCAGGCGCTGGTGTCCTTCAGCAGCTTCACCCGGCCGTTGATGGTGGCGGTGGACCCGGCGCCCGTGATGCGGCTGCTCGTCGATTAG
- a CDS encoding Rieske (2Fe-2S) protein → MVVPVPAGVSPDRLPGPSRPRSWYLVAPSAALRPGQAMGVQVGGHEVVVFRSHEGRVHALSAHCPHLGAHLKHGTVQGELLRCPLHHWSFDGGGRCRAAPGRSDVSALPGPRTWPVEERFGGVLVFNGAEALFPPPDLTGGEHVWNVGPPVTVGCPWLPLAANAFDLEHLRTVHHRELWDTPTWETPDRYTLRLRYTSRVIGTGASDRLMKALSGNRIRVELTMHGGTLMSVKSDLGRTRGLLLASLTPVAEGTSVRLAVAARRGPVPGAAALVLGVSRWLYTSFLRRDLSVLDGMRFNVATATADPVMRQLLDFAVGLPEDGDDARR, encoded by the coding sequence ATGGTTGTTCCCGTCCCGGCCGGGGTGTCTCCGGACCGCCTCCCCGGGCCCTCGCGCCCGCGCTCCTGGTACCTCGTGGCCCCTTCGGCGGCCCTGCGCCCCGGCCAGGCGATGGGCGTCCAGGTGGGAGGCCACGAGGTGGTGGTGTTCCGGAGCCACGAGGGGCGCGTCCACGCCCTGTCCGCGCACTGTCCCCACCTGGGGGCCCACCTGAAGCACGGCACCGTCCAGGGCGAGCTGCTGCGCTGTCCGCTGCATCACTGGAGCTTCGACGGAGGGGGCCGCTGCCGCGCCGCGCCGGGACGCAGCGACGTGTCCGCCCTGCCCGGCCCCCGGACCTGGCCGGTGGAGGAGCGCTTTGGAGGGGTGCTGGTCTTCAACGGGGCGGAGGCGCTGTTTCCCCCGCCCGACCTGACGGGTGGGGAGCACGTCTGGAACGTGGGGCCTCCGGTGACGGTGGGATGTCCCTGGCTGCCGCTGGCGGCGAACGCCTTCGACCTGGAGCACCTGCGCACGGTGCACCACCGGGAGCTGTGGGACACGCCCACCTGGGAGACGCCGGACCGGTACACCCTGCGGCTGCGCTACACGTCGCGCGTCATCGGCACGGGCGCGAGCGACCGGCTGATGAAGGCGCTGTCGGGCAACCGCATCCGCGTGGAGCTCACAATGCACGGCGGCACGCTGATGTCGGTGAAGAGCGACCTGGGCCGGACGCGGGGCCTGCTGCTCGCGAGCCTGACGCCGGTGGCGGAAGGCACGTCGGTGCGGCTCGCCGTCGCGGCACGGCGGGGGCCGGTTCCAGGCGCGGCGGCGCTGGTGCTCGGCGTGTCGCGGTGGCTCTACACGTCGTTCCTGCGCCGGGACCTGTCCGTGCTGGACGGCATGCGCTTCAACGTCGCGACGGCGACGG
- a CDS encoding ImmA/IrrE family metallo-endopeptidase → MRERWLRDALQVASLPEPGTFPRPIVADAQKVLQVSFVALDEVTVHTVRAYLSRRGWKSMPEGDDRDMHGCIVALRGTAFLFYSRKDPLEEQRFTAAHELAHFVLDHLVPRQKALRFFGDNILPVLDLQEKPTPEQLLTSALDGVPMKPQVHLMERDDLGDIGTGDVLRVEQRADRLAFEWLAPEAVATQVLKQGPREERAARLQRAFGLPLRKAETYARVLAQREGAPRFVLSSVLGERNPG, encoded by the coding sequence ATGAGGGAACGCTGGCTGCGGGACGCCCTCCAGGTGGCCAGTCTTCCCGAACCCGGGACCTTCCCTCGCCCCATCGTCGCGGACGCGCAGAAGGTCCTGCAGGTCAGCTTCGTGGCCCTGGATGAAGTCACCGTGCACACCGTCCGTGCCTACCTCTCCCGACGCGGATGGAAGTCCATGCCGGAAGGCGACGACCGGGACATGCATGGGTGCATCGTGGCCCTGCGCGGCACCGCCTTCCTCTTCTACTCGCGCAAGGACCCGCTCGAGGAGCAGCGCTTCACGGCTGCGCACGAGCTGGCGCACTTCGTCCTCGACCACCTGGTTCCACGCCAGAAGGCGCTGCGTTTCTTTGGCGACAACATCCTTCCGGTCCTCGACCTCCAGGAGAAGCCCACGCCGGAGCAACTGCTGACCTCCGCGCTGGACGGCGTTCCCATGAAGCCCCAGGTCCACCTGATGGAACGGGACGACCTGGGCGACATCGGCACCGGGGACGTCTTGCGCGTGGAACAACGCGCGGACCGCCTTGCCTTTGAATGGCTTGCGCCCGAAGCCGTCGCGACGCAGGTCCTGAAACAAGGCCCGCGCGAGGAACGGGCCGCCCGGCTTCAACGCGCGTTCGGCCTTCCCTTGAGGAAGGCTGAAACCTACGCGCGGGTGCTGGCTCAACGGGAGGGAGCGCCGCGCTTCGTCCTGTCCTCGGTGCTGGGTGAAAGGAACCCGGGTTAG
- a CDS encoding cyclic nucleotide-binding domain-containing protein, with protein sequence MAGETAGSGRGGSARGGTLQVVQSLAAQGEPERAAQLYEELGAAQRERLRKEAAQGSVKERHWLVDVLRRARDFTGAARLLDGSGDDVSVADLYAQGGQHVAAAEAYLRAGEVEKAAAAFERGGALERALEVYRGLGARESMAHCLVRLGRPFEAADLYHELGQAHAEAEALGGVLAEDPRYVEAVLRTCKVLDAGGFTHRALAVLADALSSSELLRADPVLVTEKARLLRRMGLDVEAEALLARLAAGATVPEASGYRFLKAIPIFGELTLEDMKDLYRLARPVTVTPGSVLLEKGSPGTGLLVLLEGTVDVFSGNEPNARHLNTLGPGSFLGEISLVQDGPVSANVRAKTAVRALRITRESFQHFLTTHDAASLHIYRLFTQNLAARVRALSG encoded by the coding sequence ATGGCAGGCGAAACTGCGGGCAGCGGTCGGGGCGGTTCGGCGCGGGGCGGCACGCTCCAGGTGGTGCAGTCCCTGGCGGCGCAAGGCGAGCCGGAGCGCGCGGCGCAGCTCTACGAGGAGCTGGGCGCGGCGCAGCGCGAACGCCTGCGCAAGGAGGCCGCGCAGGGGTCGGTGAAGGAGCGCCACTGGCTGGTGGACGTGCTGCGCCGGGCGCGCGACTTCACGGGCGCGGCGCGGCTGCTGGACGGCAGCGGCGACGACGTGTCGGTGGCGGACCTGTACGCGCAGGGCGGCCAGCACGTGGCGGCCGCGGAGGCGTACCTGCGCGCGGGCGAGGTGGAGAAGGCCGCGGCGGCCTTCGAGCGGGGTGGGGCGCTGGAGCGCGCGCTGGAGGTCTACCGGGGCCTGGGGGCCCGCGAGTCCATGGCGCACTGTCTGGTCCGCCTGGGTCGTCCCTTCGAGGCCGCGGACCTGTACCACGAACTGGGACAGGCCCACGCGGAGGCCGAGGCGCTGGGCGGCGTGCTCGCGGAGGATCCGCGCTACGTCGAAGCGGTGCTGCGCACGTGCAAGGTGCTGGACGCCGGAGGCTTCACGCACCGGGCGCTCGCGGTGCTGGCGGACGCGCTGAGCAGCTCCGAGCTCTTGCGCGCGGATCCGGTCCTGGTGACGGAGAAGGCGCGGCTGTTGCGGCGCATGGGCCTGGACGTGGAGGCGGAGGCGCTGCTCGCGCGGCTGGCCGCGGGCGCGACCGTGCCGGAGGCCAGCGGCTACCGCTTCCTCAAGGCCATCCCCATCTTCGGCGAGCTGACGCTGGAGGACATGAAGGACCTGTACCGGCTGGCGCGGCCCGTGACGGTCACGCCGGGCTCGGTGCTGCTGGAGAAGGGCTCCCCTGGCACGGGCCTGCTCGTGCTGCTGGAGGGCACGGTGGACGTCTTCTCCGGCAACGAGCCGAACGCGCGGCACCTCAACACGCTGGGGCCGGGCTCGTTCCTGGGAGAAATCTCCCTCGTGCAGGACGGCCCCGTGTCCGCGAACGTGCGCGCGAAGACGGCGGTGCGCGCGCTGCGCATCACCCGCGAGAGCTTCCAGCACTTCCTCACCACGCACGACGCGGCCTCGCTGCACATCTACCGGCTCTTCACGCAGAACCTCGCGGCGCGCGTGCGGGCGCTGAGCGGCTGA
- a CDS encoding GNAT family N-acyltransferase produces MSSWSCRVATAQRELDDALRVRYQVFGEEMRMLGPKRPRAPREADCFDTLRTTAHVVVYSDAEPVATARLLMPNAEVAAFADTLVGLDIEKKLDLSELLAPGHVFAETTRYCATQRSPHSTALRLQAGLYRESRRRGVTHWIAAANMETDSQEEADLYYQAAARRGWVSGEFRVRTREFPPPPTQPLAPRLTPEQRARARQGQLESLRMPRIVSLFADKMGARFIGPPHFDPAFNRFTVPLVAALDAIPQRTLDLFAALDADAA; encoded by the coding sequence ATGTCTTCATGGAGTTGCCGTGTCGCGACAGCACAGCGTGAACTGGATGACGCGCTCCGCGTCCGTTACCAGGTCTTTGGCGAGGAGATGCGGATGCTGGGGCCCAAGCGCCCGCGTGCGCCGCGCGAGGCGGACTGCTTCGACACGCTCCGCACCACCGCCCATGTCGTCGTTTATTCAGACGCGGAGCCGGTGGCGACCGCCCGGCTGCTGATGCCCAACGCGGAGGTGGCCGCGTTCGCGGACACGCTCGTGGGGCTGGACATCGAGAAGAAGCTCGACCTGTCGGAGCTCCTCGCGCCGGGCCACGTGTTCGCGGAGACCACGCGCTACTGCGCCACCCAGCGCAGCCCCCACTCGACGGCGCTGCGCCTCCAGGCGGGCCTGTACCGCGAGAGCCGCCGTCGCGGCGTCACCCACTGGATCGCCGCGGCCAACATGGAGACGGACTCGCAGGAGGAGGCGGACCTCTACTACCAGGCCGCGGCGCGCCGGGGCTGGGTGAGCGGCGAGTTCCGCGTGCGGACCCGGGAGTTTCCTCCGCCGCCCACGCAGCCCCTGGCGCCCCGCCTCACGCCGGAGCAGCGCGCCCGGGCCCGCCAGGGCCAGTTGGAGTCGCTGCGCATGCCGCGCATCGTGTCGCTGTTCGCGGACAAGATGGGCGCGCGCTTCATCGGCCCGCCGCACTTCGACCCCGCCTTCAACCGCTTCACCGTGCCGCTCGTCGCCGCGCTGGATGCGATTCCCCAGCGGACGCTGGACCTCTTCGCCGCGCTGGACGCCGACGCCGCCTGA